The window GATTCAATGATAAGAAAAGCACAATGGCTTTTATCCCTGACCGGAATGAGTCAAAGACAAAGGAAAAGCCCAAAAAACCAATTTCTGCTGTTTCTTCCCAAAGTGGCAGTTCTACCGACCAATCACCGGAGCCCAAAAAACGTCAAAAGTCAGAAAAAAAGGTGGTGAGTTACTACCTCGAAGTTGAACTGGTTGACAAAATAAAATCGGTGGCCGACCATAAGGATATCTATTACTCCTCATTAGTGTCTATGGCGTTACGCGAATGGATCGCAAACCACACTTAAAGAGGGGAGTCATTTAAATAAATTTGCAAATTAATAACAGTTTCATAGTTCGATTTCTCCATACAGTTACTTATTCTAAAGGAAAAGTAATAAGTAACTGATAATCTGTGAATTCAACACTTCCCGAAAAACTTCTCTCTACAAGCCGGTACGAACTCCGCCTGGCAAGAACGGAATCCGATATGCGAGCGGCACAATCACTGCGCTATCGCGTGTTTAATGTCGAACTGGGTGAAGGATTAGAAAGATCCCATGAATATGAGCTCGACATTGACCGTTTTGATATGCAGTGCGATCATCTCATTGTTATTGAACAACAATCGGGCCGTGTAATTGGTACCTATCGTTTACAAACATATCAAAAAGCAAAAGAAGGCTACGGCTTATATACAGCAGATGAATTTGATTTATCTGCATTGCCGTCGGATGTCCTTGAAGATGCCGTGGAAGTGGGACGGGCCTGCATCGAAAAAAAGCACCGAAATGGACGTGTTCTATATCTCTTATGGAGGGGGATTGCAAAATATATGGAGATGACTAAATCGCGTTATCTTTTGGGATGTTGTTCAATCAAAAGTATTGATCCCAAAGAAGGCTGGATTGTCTGGGATTACTTGCATCATAACGATTTAATTAACCCTTCACTGCAAGTAACTACTAAAAGTGATTTCGCATGTCCTGAAATGGAGAGAGATACCAACGCGTGGCACCAGGTAACGTTGCCCGAACTGTTTGAGCTTTATATTGATATAGGAGCAACAGTACTTTCAAAACCAGCATTGGATTGTAATTTTAAGACCATCGATTTTTTAATTCTGGTTGATATTGAAAACCTTGACGACCGGTCGCGATCACTCTTTTTTCGTTAAGCTATGGCTTTGAAAGACACTTTTCGGGCATTCCTTCGTATAATAGCATTCTTGACGATCACCGTTACCACGGTTATTACTACCGCAATGGGTGATATACTCTTGGGCTTCATAAGTCAAAGTGGGGTGGTCCGGTGGAAAAACAAGGTAATAAAATGGTGGGCGCGATGGTCCTCAAAAGTGTTGGGATTTAACATAAAAGTTACGGGGAATCCTCCCGAAGCACCATTTTTCCTGGTCTCGAATCACTTAAGTTATGTTGATGTTATTCCACTGTGGTATTATTTGGATGCTACGTTTATTGCCAAGAGTGAAATAAAATCATGGCCATTTTTTGGCTGGGCCACCCAGAAGTTAGGCGTCCTTTTTATTGACCGGCAATTGCGTAGCGATGTCAAGCGAATGAATAAACAAATTGCAGACAGTATAAATGCCGAACAGGGAGTCATCCTTTTTCCCGAGGGAACAAGTTCAAAAGGAAAGAAGGTTTTACCTTTTAAATCCTCTTTGTTAAACTATCCCGCGGAAAAAAATATGCCAGTTCATTACGCTTCTATTTCGTATCGTAGCCTTGATACTGATCGTCCCGCATGGTCACATGTTTGTTGGTGGGGAGACATGAGCTTTTTGCCTCATTTTTGGGAATTATTAAAAATAAAACACATTGAAGTGATTATAGATTTTGGGGAAAGCATTTCAGCAAAGGACCGGAAAGTGTTATCAAGCAAACTGCAAAAAGCGGTATCTAAATCATTTAAACCAGTAATTACTTCTTAATACCATAGCAATTCATAATATTGTTTTAGATGCTTCATAGGTGGAAAAAATATATCCTCATTTACATTGCGCTTCTTGCAGCATCTCATCTTGTATCATTCTTTTTCCAGGCCCCAATTCCAGAAGAAAGCAACACCGATCTATCTGTTGAATTAAAGGTTGTTGCCAACGACCAGACGCTTCAAGAGGAAACCATATCCATAGATTATAAAGACGTTTATACGGGTAAGAATGAGAATCCGCCAATTATCGTATTATTACCCGGTGGACCTGAAGGGCCGGAGGTCTTTCAGGAAATTATACCGAAGTTGTCTTCTGAAATGAGGATCTTAGTCCCTTTTCTACCCGGATATGGTATCGAGAATGATAATCTACCCAGCTATTCTTTTGAAACATCTGCCGTGTATACCTCCCAATTTCTGGATCAGCTTAATGTATCAAACGCGCATATATTTGGTTTTGGATTGGGCGGTGCCAGTGCGATCTACCTCGCTCACAATCACTCCGAGAAGATCTCCTCGCTGGGATTAATGGGAGCGATTGGGGTACAAGAGCTGGAATTATTGGGCAGCTATCGGCTTAATCATGCCGTGCATGGCCTACAGCTTACAGCGGTTTGGCTACTGCATAATGCCATTCCGCATTTTGGACTTTTTGATGCCTTTGACTGGGACGTTTCTTACGCCAAGCGCCAATATGAGTCTGATCAGCGGCCTATTCGATCTCATCTGAAGGAGTATGAAAAGCCCATGCTTATTCTGCACGGAAAGGAAGATCCCCTGGTTCCCCTTGCTGCAGCCCAAGAGCATCATCGCATTGTGCCACAAAGTCAAATTACGTTATTTGATGCGGACCATGATTTATTAGAAACACATAGCGATTCTGTAAGCTCTCGTATCAATAGGTTTATCCAAAGTGTTGAACACGGAAGAGCAAAGACCGCTGCCAATGCATCCAAAGAACGTATTGAAGAGGCTCAGAAATCCTTTTCAAATGTAGAATTCGCCAAATTCGAGGGCCTTTCTCTACTGATTATCATGATTATTATCATATTAGGTACACTTATTAGTGAGGACTTAACATGCATTGGCGCCGGGTTACTGGTGGCTCGCGGATTAATCGGCTTCGGTCCGGCCGTGCTGGCATGTTTCTTAGGTATTTTTATTGGGGATATCGGACTTTATGCAGCCGGACGAATATTGGGGCGCCCGGCCATTAAAAGAGCACCCTTAAAATGGATAATATCAGAAAAAGATCTCGAAAAGAGTGCGCAATGGTTTAAGGTAAAAGGTCCGGCCATCATTATAGCCACCCGTTTTTTACCCGGCAGTAGGCTACCTACCTACTTTAGTGCCGGTGTCATTCGGGCGGGCTTCTGGATGTTTTTATTTTACTTTATCCTTTCAGGATTAGTTTGGACCCCCATTATTGTAGGAATATCTAAACTGCTTGGTAACGAGTTATTGCGATATTTTTCGGTCTATCAAGATTATGCGCTCTGGGTCTTTCTGGGAGCAATTGCTTTTATCATTTTCCTGATTAAAGTGATTGTTCCCGCTTTCAGTTACAAAGGGCGAAGACTATTGCTGTCTCGCTATCGCAAGTTGACCCGCTGGCAATACTGGTCGCCTCTCATTCTGTACATACCTGTTGGACTTTATATCATTTCTCTGGGGATTAAATACCGATGCTTAACCTTATTTACGGCTGCAAACCCGGCAATCCCTGATGGAGGAATCATTGGTGAGTCTAAAAGTGCTATTTTAGATCTTTTTGATGATCAATCACATATAGCTCGGTACACCAAGATCACCGCCAGTAATACTTTTGAGCAACGGTTATCCCAAGCCGATATATTTATGGAGAAGCGTGATTTAAGATATCCTATTGTAGCAAAACCAGATGTGGGAGAACGAGGAAAAGGGGTCTCCATCGTAAAAGATCGGTATGAACTGCAGGATTACCTTTCCAAGGCAGAAGCTGACGTAATTATCCAAGAGTATATAATAGGGAAGGAGGTTGGTGTTTTTTATTACCGGATGCCAGATGAAGATCAAGGTCATATCTATTCAATTACCAAAAAAGAACTACCCAAGGTCATAGGGGATGGAGAGCGTACGTTACAGGAGCTTATCCTGGCAAATAATCAGATGGTAAATATGGCTAAGGTATACCTGCAAGCGAATGATCACCGTTTATATGAAATTCCCGATCAAGGAGAAGAAATAACCTTGGTCGAACTGGGTACTCATGCACGGGGAGCTGTATTCTATGACGGGGAAGAGCTTATAACCAATGCACTGCAAAATAAGATGAATGAGATCGCAAAATCAGCAGATGGGTTTTATTTTGGGAGATTTGATATCAAGGTACCCACTTATGAGGATTTACAAAAAGGGCAAGATTTAAAAGTGGTTGAGGTAAATGGCGTAAGTTCTGAGTCAGTTAATATTTATGATGAACAGTATTCTTTCTTTGAGGGGCAACAAGTGCTAATGGGGCAGTGGCAAATAGCTTTTCAAATAGGGCAGCAAGTAGTTGCCAAAGGGGAAGAGGCTACCAACGTTTACCCATTTTTAAAGCGGGTCTTTAAAGCTTCTGTTAGGACCCCTGAAAGATAGAATTTAAAACAGATTCGGGATTAGAAATCGTCCAACCCCCAATAAAACACTGAGTTTAATCCATAAGATAGGTCAATCCGTTGCTAAATATAGGGAAGTTGAATTGTTTGAAGAGCACCCACTGCAAATCTCTCTTAGAGAAGAGGAATTGAATGCCTTGTTCGTGTGGCGGCTGAACTTGCCATCCTATGGATATTAGAAGCACCTGCTACCCATCCAAGAGTAAACCCAGTGCTTTGATGAAAGCAGTGGCATTCAATCTCGTCCTAAAAATACTTTTCAAGCATCTCTTTCGCTTTTGTGTGATCAAGCTCAACAGCCCGCCGAAAATCCTTTTCTGCCTCGTCCATTTTTTCTGAGATCATAAAGCTGCAACCCCTGTTAAATAACAATTCAGCATTGTCAGCATTTATGTCGATCGCTTTGGTGAAATATTTTATAGCCCGGTCATGTTCACCCAAAATATGAGCAAAAATCATCGCTGCCCCTTGTAAAGCAGACAAATTTTCCCCATTTAAATCAATTGCGTTTTTAAACTGTGCAAGCGCTTTTTGAGGTTTGCCGTTGTTGTGATACAGGGTGCCAAGCAGTTGATATAGTTGATCATCCTCTGGCTGCTGTTTTGTAGCAAAAAGAAGAAATTCTTCTGCTTCCTCGGAATCACCATTCAACACCTTTAAAAGTCCTTTATTACGAAGGGCTTGCTTGTGAGAAGGTTCTCTGTTTAAAACTTGATTAAACAAGCGCAGGGCATGCTCATGATTTTCATTTTCTAAATTCTCTTTTGCCCGCTCAAATATTTTCTCAGTTTTTTGACCCATGATATCGCTATGCGAATTAAAACGTTAGCTTAAGATAAGAATTAAATAATTTTTGTGGTGATATTATTTTTGCCCAACACTTTCTCGGAATCGATCGATTGTCCTCATATTATCAACGGCATCTTTAATAGGGATTGGCACAGGATCATCCGCAATAACAGCCTTAGCAAAGGCCTGAGCCTGTAAAGTATATTGATTAACAGCAGGGAAAGAGATCTCTTTACGGTTGCCCTCCTTATATAACCACAATCGTGTTGCTTTATCGGGTGGAGCATTAAAAGGAATATCAATCACTATTCGTCCATGTGTGCCTAATATTTCAACCTGTTGATGCGGAGTGGATTGCGTTGAGCAAGAGAATGTTGCCGTACCGCCAGCGAACTGAAGTGTACCGGAGGATAGGTAATCTGTTTCAAAGTCGGGATCTATCTTCCAATATCCCGATATATTTGTAGGTTCCTCACCAAACAAGTAGCGAGACAGCGAAATACAATAACACCCGATATCCATAAGTCCGCCACCACCCATATCCGCCTTATTGCGAATGTTCGCCGGATCATCATTATAGTAGGCAAAAACAGAATGAACGGTTTGCAGCCTACCGATTTTACCATTAGCGATAAGTGATTTCGCCTTTTGCCATTGGGGATGAAACCGGTACATAAACGCTTCCATCACTTTTAAATTGGGATACTTGCGACTTACTGCTAAAAGCTTCTGTGCTTCTTCACCATCCAATGCGATAGGTTTCTCACAGAGCACATGCTTGCCGGCTTTCAGCGCTGCTACTGTCTTGGGGACATGCAAGTGGTTGGGCAGGGGGTTGTATACAGCATCAATGGATGAATCTGCTAACAGTTTTTCATACGATCCGTACGAATGGGAGATACCAAGCTTTTGAGCAGCTGTTTGGGCGTTATCGGCAGAGCGTGACGCAATCGCCTTGACCTCACAATTATCGGCTTGCTGTATAGCCGGAATAACCTTTTCAATCCCAATTTTGGCTGTGCTTATAATGCCCCAGCGAATGGTTCTCATATTAATAATGGCTGATGATTTTTATGATGCGAAGTATCCCAAAATATTAGCTGGCCAACAAATATAAGACGGCAAAGCGGGCATTTTCTTTGATGTTACAGCCTGGCTCTGGCGTAGTAAAATTGAAGGTAATCTCATTTGCCGTCTCATCAAGTGAAACATAAGTGGCGTTCCCAATAATACCAGCTGATTGCGCATGTTCGTGCAATCCTAAGAGAGCTACTGTGTCTTCCACTTCCTTAATTTGCTCATTCATTTTTGCTTGGTAATGGCCCGCCGGTAAATTCCACCAACCATAGTCATCGCCCTGATCTTTTTTTGGTTCCACAAGGGACGTCTCGGCTTTTTTATATTCGCTACCTCCAAAATCAAGGGCGCCGGCCTTGGTAAAGGTGTAAATCTTATCCACGGTTAAATCAAAATGGGTGGCGTGCTGTTGGGTTTCCTGGTGAATGATAGTATCAATATGATCGCGTAATTCATCTGACTTTAGAAAAAACATTGGCTAATAATTATTTTTTGTTGGGATTCTATTTTCTTAAGAAAATAGCTTATTCAAAGATGATTTCTGATCAATAAAGGTGCGATAAATCTTGTAGTGATGTCGGTGATATATACATCCGTTCGAATGATCGGTTCCACCGCTTGCCTGTTTCCTTATATTCTTGAGAAGACGTAAATTCATATTTTAAAAGTCGTGCTCGTATATAGTTGGGAGAATGGTCATTAAAAGGATTATTTGATAATAGTCTTAATGTTTTATTATCACCCAGCAGTAGTTTTTGTATAAAGATAATCAGCCATGGATTTCTTCGGATCGAGGTCATTGCTGCAAACCACATCTGCCAATCCAGACGTAGATGATAGGGCGCCCATTGCCGCGGTATTTTATGGGGATTACCGGGCTTACCCTTGAATTCATAGGCTTTCCAGTCGGTGTTGTCATTAATAACCTCATCCGTAGTGCCTTCAATAATAATTTCGTGCCGCGTACGAGTTACCGAGCCAAATGCCCCGTAGGTATTTACTAAATGAAGGGGATTAAAGCTGGCATTCATCCGCTGTTGTGGGGAGATCATATTCTTAATGGGATCAATACTTAAATAGGCGACGACTACCCCTATAACAACGGTAATGATACCAAGTATGGGGTCGGCAGCAAGGGTAGCAGGAGCTTCAATGGGGATCATAAACTGAATATATGAGTCGCTAATACCGCTAAAGGCCAATAGCAGGGTTAACCAGTTGAGCCATGCATAATTTCCACTGATAATAAGATAACACTGGGATAGAATGATAAGTCCCGCGCCAATGGTGGCCAACGGCTGCGGAAGAAAGAGCAGCCAAACAGCTCCAAGCTGTACAACATGGTTCGAAAGCGTTTCGACCTTATGAACTGATGAGGGCAGGTTATGAAATAGTCGGCTTGACGGGTTGGCAGGGGCTGCGTTTCGTGGTGATAATTCAGGCACGTCAAATTACGCCAGCACTCATCCCCCCGCATCTTTATAAGTCCGGCCCCGAATTCGACCCGAAATACCAACCAGCACAATAAAAAAACAATGATGATGGGAGCCTGGTAATGGATGGGGCCCAGAAAAATAGCGTAAAAACCGGCTTCGAGCAGTAACGATTCCCATCCGAAACCGTAAAAAAGTTGACCTACATTAACTATAGAGAGGTACAGGAGCCATAGCAGAAACCATATCAGCATAGAAAGCCAAAGGGGACCCACATCAGAAAGCCCAGATGCAGCTATTATAGACAATACCAATCCCGTCCATGCAATAAAAGCAAAGAAATGATCGGAATAATACCAGTGAAAGATGCTGGGAGATTGCCTAAATGACACTCGCTCTAAAAATCGAGGTACAGGCATTAACCCGTTTTCACCCAGCAGGGGACGAAACTGGTTGATTGCGACCAAAAAAGCGATGGCATAAATAGCTCCTATTCCTCGCTGAATGATGAAGGTACTTACCCAATAATCCGAATGATAAATCCCCTCAATCATAGAAATATTTATCGCAAGTTTAAAGACTGTAACAGCTGCTACAAAGTGCTTTCAGTCCATAAAATCAGCATTGGAGCGATCTATATCAATTCGTTAGCTCCTTTTCAATAATGAAGGTGGTTTCAATTTTACCATTAAGCAATACCTGTTGTTTTTGGACGGTACTAAACCCAACTTTGAAATAAAACGCCCGGTCTTGTGCATTGGTCTCGGTATGGATAGTACCAATACTTTTGCCTTTGGCATAGTCTTCAAGCGCTAAATAGAGCTGTTTGCCAAGTCCACGTCCCCGGTAATCGGGGTGACAGTAAAAGCAGCTGATGTGGCCTCGATAATCTATTTGTGCAATACCAACAATTCGGCCGTTACTTTCGGCAACCACCGTAAAGTTCGTTAAGCATGTTTCTTCCCAATCCTTAAAGTGGATGCTGTCGGGGGCAAAGGTATGAATTTCTGTTTCAGTGTATCCTTCAGCATTTAAAATGCTAACAGTATCGCCAAGCAAATGTGCAATCTGTTCGATATCGCCTTTTTTGTATAATCGTATTTCCATAGAAATAAGGGTAATAACCCTGATTTGACCTATAAGTAGTTAGTTTGAGATATGGCACAAATATGTAAAAGCCGTAATAAATGAGCTTTAAGTATAATGAAATTAACTACTTATGTTCCAAGAAAATTCCGATTTATTTGCCCGAATATAGAAGTCTCTCTATCATACTGCACCCGATGGGCTTGAAATAAAAAAAGCTGCTCACTATTACAGTAAGCAGCTTTACAAGTGCTTGATAATTCAATTAATATGAATTACTTCGTGTGTAACTTGTGCAATTTCCGTTTTCTTTTCCGTCTTTCTTCGCTTCTTCTTTGTCTTCAAAACTACCGTCGGAGTAGGCTTCAATATCGCCGTTTTTGGCTGTTTGCCTCCATCTCCATCCGCCTTTGGCATCCTGGTATAATTCACATCGTGGCATAACGTGTTTCTTTCTTTATTTGTTTAAACTTAATGTTACGTCTTATATAAATAATAATTATGAGTACGATTTACAAGCTTTTAAGCCCATTTTTTGTAGTAGCAGGCTTAATTGGTATCGTTGGAAATTATCATGCTATCAGCTGCCGTTAATCTTTATATGGTAAGCAACATCGGAAGAAAAAATGACTTCAAAACCATTTACGTGACTTACGATAGCAAGCATCAGAAATAAAAGTCCGGAGATAATAAGGAGCAAGTTTCCTCCCTGCAGCAAGTAAAAATATAATCGGGATGATTGGTCACCCGTTATCTTCATTCGGAATTTCTTCCGGTTATTGATATAAGCCCGAAAGCTGAAAAAGATGATAAGTAGGGCACCACAGCCAATCCAAAACATACAACCTTTTTTAGGTCTTATATTCAGGATCGGCCAAAGTGTTCCA of the Fodinibius sp. Rm-B-1B1-1 genome contains:
- a CDS encoding GNAT family N-acetyltransferase; protein product: MNSTLPEKLLSTSRYELRLARTESDMRAAQSLRYRVFNVELGEGLERSHEYELDIDRFDMQCDHLIVIEQQSGRVIGTYRLQTYQKAKEGYGLYTADEFDLSALPSDVLEDAVEVGRACIEKKHRNGRVLYLLWRGIAKYMEMTKSRYLLGCCSIKSIDPKEGWIVWDYLHHNDLINPSLQVTTKSDFACPEMERDTNAWHQVTLPELFELYIDIGATVLSKPALDCNFKTIDFLILVDIENLDDRSRSLFFR
- a CDS encoding lysophospholipid acyltransferase family protein → MALKDTFRAFLRIIAFLTITVTTVITTAMGDILLGFISQSGVVRWKNKVIKWWARWSSKVLGFNIKVTGNPPEAPFFLVSNHLSYVDVIPLWYYLDATFIAKSEIKSWPFFGWATQKLGVLFIDRQLRSDVKRMNKQIADSINAEQGVILFPEGTSSKGKKVLPFKSSLLNYPAEKNMPVHYASISYRSLDTDRPAWSHVCWWGDMSFLPHFWELLKIKHIEVIIDFGESISAKDRKVLSSKLQKAVSKSFKPVITS
- a CDS encoding alpha/beta fold hydrolase codes for the protein MLHRWKKYILIYIALLAASHLVSFFFQAPIPEESNTDLSVELKVVANDQTLQEETISIDYKDVYTGKNENPPIIVLLPGGPEGPEVFQEIIPKLSSEMRILVPFLPGYGIENDNLPSYSFETSAVYTSQFLDQLNVSNAHIFGFGLGGASAIYLAHNHSEKISSLGLMGAIGVQELELLGSYRLNHAVHGLQLTAVWLLHNAIPHFGLFDAFDWDVSYAKRQYESDQRPIRSHLKEYEKPMLILHGKEDPLVPLAAAQEHHRIVPQSQITLFDADHDLLETHSDSVSSRINRFIQSVEHGRAKTAANASKERIEEAQKSFSNVEFAKFEGLSLLIIMIIIILGTLISEDLTCIGAGLLVARGLIGFGPAVLACFLGIFIGDIGLYAAGRILGRPAIKRAPLKWIISEKDLEKSAQWFKVKGPAIIIATRFLPGSRLPTYFSAGVIRAGFWMFLFYFILSGLVWTPIIVGISKLLGNELLRYFSVYQDYALWVFLGAIAFIIFLIKVIVPAFSYKGRRLLLSRYRKLTRWQYWSPLILYIPVGLYIISLGIKYRCLTLFTAANPAIPDGGIIGESKSAILDLFDDQSHIARYTKITASNTFEQRLSQADIFMEKRDLRYPIVAKPDVGERGKGVSIVKDRYELQDYLSKAEADVIIQEYIIGKEVGVFYYRMPDEDQGHIYSITKKELPKVIGDGERTLQELILANNQMVNMAKVYLQANDHRLYEIPDQGEEITLVELGTHARGAVFYDGEELITNALQNKMNEIAKSADGFYFGRFDIKVPTYEDLQKGQDLKVVEVNGVSSESVNIYDEQYSFFEGQQVLMGQWQIAFQIGQQVVAKGEEATNVYPFLKRVFKASVRTPER
- a CDS encoding tetratricopeptide repeat protein, coding for MGQKTEKIFERAKENLENENHEHALRLFNQVLNREPSHKQALRNKGLLKVLNGDSEEAEEFLLFATKQQPEDDQLYQLLGTLYHNNGKPQKALAQFKNAIDLNGENLSALQGAAMIFAHILGEHDRAIKYFTKAIDINADNAELLFNRGCSFMISEKMDEAEKDFRRAVELDHTKAKEMLEKYF
- a CDS encoding Gfo/Idh/MocA family oxidoreductase; translation: MRTIRWGIISTAKIGIEKVIPAIQQADNCEVKAIASRSADNAQTAAQKLGISHSYGSYEKLLADSSIDAVYNPLPNHLHVPKTVAALKAGKHVLCEKPIALDGEEAQKLLAVSRKYPNLKVMEAFMYRFHPQWQKAKSLIANGKIGRLQTVHSVFAYYNDDPANIRNKADMGGGGLMDIGCYCISLSRYLFGEEPTNISGYWKIDPDFETDYLSSGTLQFAGGTATFSCSTQSTPHQQVEILGTHGRIVIDIPFNAPPDKATRLWLYKEGNRKEISFPAVNQYTLQAQAFAKAVIADDPVPIPIKDAVDNMRTIDRFRESVGQK
- a CDS encoding lipase maturation factor family protein produces the protein MIPIEAPATLAADPILGIITVVIGVVVAYLSIDPIKNMISPQQRMNASFNPLHLVNTYGAFGSVTRTRHEIIIEGTTDEVINDNTDWKAYEFKGKPGNPHKIPRQWAPYHLRLDWQMWFAAMTSIRRNPWLIIFIQKLLLGDNKTLRLLSNNPFNDHSPNYIRARLLKYEFTSSQEYKETGKRWNRSFERMYISPTSLQDLSHLY
- a CDS encoding GNAT family N-acetyltransferase → MEIRLYKKGDIEQIAHLLGDTVSILNAEGYTETEIHTFAPDSIHFKDWEETCLTNFTVVAESNGRIVGIAQIDYRGHISCFYCHPDYRGRGLGKQLYLALEDYAKGKSIGTIHTETNAQDRAFYFKVGFSTVQKQQVLLNGKIETTFIIEKELTN